The following are from one region of the Coffea eugenioides isolate CCC68of chromosome 2, Ceug_1.0, whole genome shotgun sequence genome:
- the LOC113763112 gene encoding receptor-like cytoplasmic kinase 176: MGSCFSARIKAESPLHAGANSRYVSSDGRDSSSRLSFASVPQTPRSESEILESSNLRSFGFNDLKTATRNFRPDSVLGEGGFGCVFKGWVDQHSCKAAKPGTGLVIAVKRLNQEGLQGHKEWLTEINYLGQLHHPNLVKLVGYCLEDEHRLLVYEFMPRGSLENHLFRRSSYFQPPSWNLRMKVAYGAAKGLAYLHSPEAKVIYRDFKSSNILLDSNYNAKLSDFGLAKDGPMDGKSHVSTRVMGTYGYAAPEYMVTGHLTAKSDVYSFGVVLLEMLTGRRVIDKNRPPGEHNLIEWAKPYLASKRRIFQVIDARIEGQYSLGGAIKAANLAVKCLATEPKYRPNMDEVVKALEQLQDSDSGSVKHEVVRKHHKTCSNEASNRKAASCPRRSPSPMVA, encoded by the exons ATGGGCTCTTGCTTCAGTGCTCGGATTAAGGCCGAGAGTCCTCTGCATGCTG GAGCAAACTCAAGATATGTCAGCAGTGATGGAAGAGACTCAAGCAGCAGGCTCTCATTTGCCTCAGTGCCACAGACCCCTCGCAGTGAGAgtgaaattttggaatcatCAAATCTGAGGAGTTTTGGGTTTAATGATCTAAAAACAGCCACTAGGAACTTCCGCCCAGATAGCGTGTTGGGAGAAGGCGGATTTGGTTGTGTTTTTAAGGGGTGGGTTGATCAGCATAGCTGTAAGGCTGCTAAGCCAGGAACTGGATTGGTTATTGCTGTGAAGAGACTGAACCAAGAAGGTCTACAGGGCCATAAGGAATGGTTG ACAGAAATCAATTATCTTGGACAGCTACATCATCCTAATCTTGTGAAATTGGTTGGATACTGCTTAGAAGACGAACACAGACTTTTGGTTTACGAATTCATGCCCAGGGGGAGCTTGGAAAATCATCTTTTCAGGA GGAGTTCTTACTTCCAACCACCATCTTGGAACCTTCGAATGAAGGTTGCTTATGGCGCTGCAAAGGGGCTAGCATATCTTCACAGCCCAGAAGCCAAAGTTATATACCGTGATTTTAAGTCCTCAAATATCTTGCTTGATTCG AATTATAATGCGAAGCTCTCTGATTTTGGGCTTGCAAAGGATGGGCCAATGGATGGTAAAAGCCATGTGTCTACGCGAGTCATGGGGACGTATGGTTATGCCGCTCCAGAGTATATGGTCACAG GCCATCTGACTGCCAAGAGTGACGTGTATAGTTTTGGGGTTGTTCTCCTTGAAATGCTGACGGGCCGTAGGGTGATAGATAAGAACCGGCCTCCTGGAGAGCACAATCTTATCGAATGGGCCAAGCCTTACCTGGCCAGCAAACGCAGAATTTTCCAAGTTATAGATGCCAGAATAGAAGGGCAATATTCGTTAGGTGGAGCTATAAAAGCTGCAAACCTTGCAGTCAAATGCCTTGCAACAGAACCCAAGTACAGGCCAAACATGGACGAGGTGGTAAAAGCATTAGAGCAGCTTCAGGACTCGGACAGTGGCAGTGTTAAACATGAGGTGGTTCGCAAGCATCATAAAACATGTTCAAACGAGGCATCTAACAGAAAGGCTGCATCATGTCCAAGACGATCCCCTTCCCCCATGGTTGCTTGA
- the LOC113761531 gene encoding triosephosphate isomerase, cytosolic, giving the protein MGRKFFVGGNWKCNGTNEEVKKIISTLNAGDVPSQDVVEVVVSPPFVFLPLTKGSLRSDFHVAAQNCWVKKGGAYTGEISAEMLVNLDIPWVVLGHSERRLILGESNEFVGDKVAYALSQGLKVIACVGETLEQRESGSTLEVVAAQTKAIADRVSDWTNVVVAYEPVWAIGTGKVATPAQAQEVHAELRKWLHANISPEVAASTRIIYGGSVNGANCKELAAQADVDGFLVGGASLKPEFIDIIKSAEVKKSA; this is encoded by the exons ATGGGTAGAAAGTTCTTCGTCGGAGGCAACTGGAAATGC AATGGGACCAATGAGGAGGTGAAGAAAATAATCTCAACACTTAATGCTGGTGATGTTCCGTCTCAGGATGTGGTGG AGGTTGTTGTGAGCCCTCCATTTGTGTTTCTTCCATTGACCAAGGGCTCATTACGATCGGATTTCCATGTTGCTGCCCAAAATTGTTGGGTTAAGAAAGGGGGTGCCTACACTGGTGAGATTAG TGCTGAgatgcttgtcaatttggaCATTCCATGGGTCGTTCTTGGTCACTCAGAGAGGAGATTGATATTGGGTGAATCAAATGAG TTTGTTGGAGATAAAGTTGCATATGCCCTTTCTCAAGGTTTGAAGGTAATTGCCTGTGTTGGAGAGACTCTTGAGCAGAGAGAATCAGGTTCAACTCTGGAAGTTGTTGCTGCACAAACTAAGGCAATTGCAG ACCGCGTATCAGATTGGACTAATGTGGTTGTAGCTTACGAGCCTGTTTGGGCTATTGGAACTGGGAAGGTTGCAACTCCTGCTCAGGCCCAAGAA GTACATGCTGAACTGAGGAAATGGCTTCACGCTAATATAAGCCCTGAAGTGGCTGCCTCAACTAGAATTATCTATGGAG GTTCGGTGAATGGTGCCAACTGCAAGGAATTAGCTGCACAAGCTGATGTTGATGGATTTCTTGTAGGTGGAGCTTCTCTCAAG CCGGAGTTCATTGACATTATCAAGTCTGCAGAGGTGAAGAAGAGTGCTTAA
- the LOC113763012 gene encoding DNA replication complex GINS protein PSF2-like — MASQADAHAATFSAAELEFLAEDELIEIVPNMRMDPLNLICGDFGPFRPQIATQVPVWLAVALKRRGKCTIRPPDWMSVEKLTQVLEAERDAEKFQPLPFHYVEISRLLFDHARDDIPDIYMVRSLIEDIKDVRFHKIGTGLEIISRERTYALRLKNLSAMEANIVRPFVTRALQTFYKLSSPDMIQDSDSVSNRQPQTANRGPRRQLKDR, encoded by the exons ATGGCCAGCCAAGCCGATGCTCATGCAGCCACATTCTCTGCTGCCGAG TTGGAGTTTCTAGCGGAAGATGAGCTGATTGAGATTGTACCAAATATGAGGATGGATCCTCTCAACCTCATCTGC GGAGATTTTGGCCCATTTAGACCACAAATAGCTACTCAGGTGCCTGTTTGGTTAGCTGTGGCTTTGAAGAGGAGAGGGAAATGCACAATTAGACCTCCTGACTGGATGTCTGTTG AAAAGTTGACACAAGTTTTGGAAGCAGAGAGAGATGCTGAAAAGTTTCAGCCATTACCATTCCATTATGTAGAAATCTCAAGGCTTCTTTTTGATCA TGCACGTGATGACATTCCTGACATATACATG GTAAGGTCATTGATTGAGGACATCAAAGATGTGCGGTTTCACAAAATTGGAACTGGCTTAGAGATAATATCAAGGGAGCGAACATATGCATTGAGG CTGAAAAATCTGTCAGCAATGGAAGCAAATATAGTGCGGCCATTTGTGACAAGGGCTCTTCAGACATTTTATAAGCTCAGTAGTCCTGATATGATTCAGGATTCAGACAGCGTGTCAAACAGACAGCCTCAAACGGCCAACCGTGGGCCAAGG CGTCAATTGAAAGATAGATGA